The proteins below come from a single Mesobacillus jeotgali genomic window:
- a CDS encoding CamS family sex pheromone protein has product MRKLSMVALSLVLLLTACAPNFQKQEEVVQEKDDETKEKAIIPKYKISDKYYRTIMPFEPGEARGMVVNNLNTRYDITEFETGLMRVAQNSFPTDKYVFKEGQYLDSSTVASWLEREMTPAQVEAKKKELQAKYKKEKINKKVVVNNLGLNPANPGKGDAHEQNKKNPIYLAHILEHNYLVQSGEKDTYQLGGIAIGLALNSVHYYQEVEFGAVFEKNISRSVLEAEGKKIAQEVVNRLRGIDELKNVPITIGLFEQESRSSVVPGNFFTYAEVSQGSNNIGSWKDVKEEYILFPSDKAEKEHRDDLTFFQNFKQDVEEYFPNFNGVIGKGFYLDGQLQELNIEIPIQFYGEAEAIGFTQYVTGLVMEHFPNYISVQVSVSSVLGQEALIVKKPDQDEPFVHIYQ; this is encoded by the coding sequence ATGAGGAAGCTCTCAATGGTCGCTCTATCTCTTGTCCTTTTGCTGACGGCCTGCGCCCCTAATTTTCAAAAGCAGGAAGAGGTCGTCCAGGAGAAGGATGATGAAACAAAGGAAAAAGCGATTATCCCGAAATATAAAATTTCGGACAAATACTACCGTACCATTATGCCGTTCGAGCCTGGGGAAGCTCGCGGAATGGTCGTCAACAATCTGAATACGCGCTATGACATCACCGAGTTCGAGACTGGGCTGATGAGGGTTGCCCAAAACTCTTTCCCAACAGACAAGTATGTCTTTAAAGAAGGCCAGTATCTCGACAGCAGTACCGTAGCATCCTGGCTGGAGCGGGAAATGACTCCGGCTCAGGTAGAGGCTAAGAAAAAAGAATTGCAGGCTAAGTATAAAAAAGAAAAAATTAATAAGAAGGTCGTAGTGAATAACCTAGGCCTGAATCCTGCTAATCCTGGCAAGGGCGATGCCCATGAACAGAATAAAAAGAATCCTATTTATCTAGCACATATCCTGGAGCATAATTATCTCGTCCAATCAGGAGAAAAGGATACGTACCAACTTGGCGGCATCGCCATTGGCCTGGCACTGAATTCCGTCCACTATTATCAAGAGGTTGAATTTGGGGCAGTATTTGAGAAAAATATTTCCCGCTCCGTTCTTGAAGCCGAAGGGAAGAAAATTGCCCAGGAAGTCGTCAACAGGTTAAGAGGAATTGACGAACTGAAAAATGTACCGATTACCATCGGATTGTTTGAACAGGAAAGCCGATCTTCTGTTGTTCCCGGCAACTTTTTCACCTATGCAGAAGTATCCCAGGGCAGCAACAATATCGGCAGCTGGAAGGATGTAAAAGAAGAATACATCCTGTTTCCGTCAGATAAAGCCGAGAAGGAACACCGGGATGACCTGACATTCTTCCAGAACTTCAAGCAGGATGTGGAGGAATATTTCCCTAACTTCAACGGCGTCATCGGCAAAGGCTTTTATCTGGATGGCCAGCTACAAGAGTTGAATATCGAGATTCCTATCCAGTTTTACGGCGAAGCTGAGGCGATTGGTTTCACACAGTATGTAACGGGACTGGTCATGGAGCACTTCCCTAACTACATTTCCGTTCAGGTCAGCGTATCATCCGTACTGGGACAGGAAGCCCTGATCGTGAAAAAGCCGGATCAGGATGAACCATTTGTGCATATTTATCAGTAA
- a CDS encoding DinB family protein, with product MKKRHEILFNQLESYRSEILGVADTVSEEDAEKIPAGFNNNIRWNLGHIYLDQYLWIQAVTKEPADIPEEFKSWFDYGTSPANFTEETPSVSELKELLRTQPARIKELYGGRLEEEFPPTEMGMHTIEQVLVRTIFHEGMHLQTILDIKKCI from the coding sequence ATGAAAAAACGGCATGAAATATTGTTTAATCAGCTAGAATCCTATCGAAGCGAAATTTTAGGTGTGGCAGATACAGTTTCTGAGGAGGATGCGGAGAAGATTCCTGCAGGCTTCAACAATAATATCCGCTGGAACCTTGGGCATATTTACCTTGATCAATATTTATGGATCCAGGCGGTCACCAAGGAACCCGCAGACATCCCTGAAGAGTTCAAATCCTGGTTCGACTACGGCACCTCCCCGGCCAATTTTACCGAGGAAACCCCTTCCGTTAGCGAGTTAAAAGAATTGCTGAGAACACAGCCAGCAAGAATAAAAGAATTATATGGCGGGCGCCTCGAGGAGGAATTCCCTCCAACCGAAATGGGCATGCATACAATCGAACAAGTCCTGGTACGGACGATTTTCCATGAAGGCATGCATTTACAGACAATCCTTGATATTAAAAAATGCATATAA
- the pruA gene encoding L-glutamate gamma-semialdehyde dehydrogenase — MVQPYKHEPFTNFKDEENREGYLTGLKTVEGYLGQDYDLVIGGERISTEDKIVSYNPSNKEEVIGRVSKANRDLAEKAMQAAVEAFKTWKKVKPETRADVLFKAAAIIRRRKHEFSALLTKEAGKPWNEADADTAEAIDFLEYYARQMLRIKEGVKVESRPNEYNRYDYIPLGVGVIISPWNFPLAIMAGTTVAAIVTGNTVLLKPASTTPVVAAKFVEVMEEAGLPAGVLNFVPGSGAEVGDYLVDHKDTRFISFTGSRDVGLRINERASKLNEGQIWLKRVVAEMGGKDTMVVDKDADLELAAQAITASAFGFSGQKCSACSRAVIVEDVYDQVLNRVVELTNELKLDDPTDQSTFMGPVNDQGAFDKIMSYIEIGKQEGRLMTGGEGDSSKGYFIKPTVFADVDPKARIMQEEIFGPVVAFAKAKDFDHALEIANNTEYGLTGAVITRNRENIQKAREDFHVGNLYFNRGCTGAIVGYQPFGGFNMSGTDSKAGGPDYLLLHMQAKTTSEMY, encoded by the coding sequence ATGGTTCAGCCATACAAACACGAGCCTTTCACGAATTTTAAAGATGAGGAAAACCGTGAAGGATACCTTACAGGATTGAAGACAGTAGAAGGCTATCTTGGCCAGGATTATGACTTGGTGATTGGCGGAGAGAGAATCTCGACTGAAGACAAGATTGTATCTTACAACCCATCCAATAAAGAAGAAGTTATTGGACGCGTATCAAAGGCAAACCGCGATCTAGCTGAAAAAGCAATGCAGGCTGCTGTCGAAGCGTTCAAGACTTGGAAAAAAGTGAAGCCTGAGACACGTGCCGATGTATTATTCAAGGCTGCTGCAATCATTCGCCGCCGCAAGCATGAATTCTCGGCGCTTTTAACAAAAGAAGCTGGTAAGCCATGGAACGAGGCAGATGCTGATACTGCAGAAGCAATCGACTTCCTTGAGTACTATGCTCGCCAAATGCTAAGAATCAAAGAGGGCGTGAAAGTAGAAAGCCGTCCAAATGAATATAACCGTTATGATTACATTCCTCTTGGAGTGGGAGTCATCATTTCTCCATGGAACTTCCCGTTGGCAATCATGGCTGGTACAACTGTAGCAGCGATCGTAACAGGAAACACAGTTCTTTTAAAGCCAGCTTCAACTACTCCAGTTGTTGCGGCTAAGTTCGTTGAAGTTATGGAAGAAGCAGGTTTGCCTGCGGGTGTCCTTAACTTCGTACCAGGAAGCGGCGCAGAAGTGGGCGACTACCTTGTTGACCACAAAGACACTCGCTTCATCAGCTTTACAGGTTCACGTGACGTAGGTCTGCGCATTAACGAGCGGGCTTCTAAGCTGAACGAAGGCCAAATCTGGCTGAAGCGCGTAGTAGCTGAGATGGGCGGAAAAGACACAATGGTTGTCGACAAAGACGCTGATCTTGAATTGGCTGCGCAAGCGATCACTGCTTCAGCATTTGGCTTCTCTGGCCAGAAGTGCTCTGCATGTTCACGTGCTGTCATCGTTGAAGATGTTTATGATCAAGTTCTTAACCGTGTTGTAGAGCTTACAAACGAGCTTAAGCTTGATGATCCTACAGATCAAAGCACGTTCATGGGTCCAGTTAATGACCAGGGTGCGTTCGACAAGATCATGAGCTACATCGAAATCGGCAAGCAGGAAGGCCGATTGATGACTGGCGGCGAAGGAGACAGCTCTAAAGGCTATTTCATCAAGCCAACAGTATTCGCAGATGTGGATCCAAAAGCTCGCATCATGCAGGAAGAAATCTTTGGACCAGTTGTGGCATTCGCAAAAGCGAAGGACTTCGACCATGCGCTTGAAATCGCGAATAACACTGAATACGGCCTGACTGGTGCTGTTATCACACGCAATCGCGAAAACATCCAGAAGGCACGTGAAGATTTCCATGTCGGAAACCTTTACTTCAACCGCGGCTGCACAGGCGCAATCGTAGGTTACCAGCCATTCGGCGGCTTCAACATGTCAGGAACAGATTCAAAAGCTGGCGGACCAGACTATCTGCTTCTTCACATGCAAGCTAAGACTACTTCTGAAATGTACTAA
- the aceB gene encoding malate synthase A, with the protein MSTQTTGIEIVGSMKKGYEEILTPEALDFVERLERHFGERRVELLAAREKRQAEINGGKLPDFLPETKHIRESEWTIAPLPRDLQDRRVEITGPTDRKMVINALNSGAKIFMADCEDSTSPTWEAIVEGQINLRDAVNKTISFENANGKKYQLNEKTAVLMVRPRGWHLEEKHVLLDGNPISGGLFDFAMYFFHNAKKLVEQNTGPYFYLPKMESHLEARLWNDVFVYAQNHLGIPQGTIKATVLIETILASFEMNEILYELKEHSAGLNCGRWDYIFSYLKKLRSQDDVILPDRSQVTMTVPFMRSYSLLTIQTCHRRKAPAMGGMAAQIPIKNDEEANAEAFAKVRADKEREARDGHDGTWVAHPGLVPVALEAFNKEMPEPNQIESGKQMDVEVKAVDLLAVPEGTITEAGVRMNINVGIQYVASWLNGRGAAPIHNLMEDAATAEISRAQLWQWIRHPKGLLEDGRKVTVEMYHELKDEELEKIKLEVGEAVFENGKFEQAAEMFDELILNDEFVEFLTLPGYQALA; encoded by the coding sequence ATGTCGACACAAACTACAGGAATTGAAATAGTGGGCAGCATGAAAAAAGGATACGAAGAAATTTTGACACCGGAGGCTCTTGATTTTGTAGAGCGGCTAGAAAGGCATTTTGGCGAGCGTCGGGTGGAATTGCTGGCAGCACGTGAAAAGCGCCAGGCGGAAATCAACGGAGGGAAGCTGCCGGATTTCTTGCCGGAAACAAAGCACATCCGTGAGAGCGAATGGACAATCGCGCCACTGCCAAGAGATCTGCAGGATCGCAGAGTCGAAATCACCGGTCCAACTGACAGGAAGATGGTCATCAATGCGCTCAATTCCGGGGCGAAGATTTTCATGGCAGACTGCGAGGATTCAACTTCGCCGACATGGGAAGCGATTGTTGAAGGGCAGATCAATCTTAGGGACGCCGTTAACAAAACGATCTCTTTTGAAAATGCAAATGGCAAAAAGTATCAACTGAATGAAAAAACAGCTGTTTTAATGGTTCGCCCAAGAGGCTGGCACCTAGAAGAAAAACATGTATTGCTCGATGGCAATCCAATTTCAGGCGGCTTATTCGATTTTGCGATGTACTTTTTCCATAATGCGAAAAAGCTGGTGGAGCAGAACACAGGCCCATACTTCTACCTTCCTAAGATGGAAAGCCACCTAGAAGCGCGCCTATGGAACGATGTGTTCGTTTATGCACAGAACCATCTCGGGATTCCACAGGGAACGATTAAAGCAACTGTTTTAATTGAAACGATCCTGGCTTCATTCGAAATGAATGAGATTCTATATGAACTGAAAGAGCACTCCGCTGGCTTGAACTGCGGACGATGGGATTATATTTTCAGCTATCTGAAAAAACTGCGTTCACAGGACGATGTGATTTTACCGGATCGATCACAGGTAACAATGACAGTTCCATTCATGAGGTCATACTCCTTGCTGACGATCCAGACCTGCCATCGCCGCAAAGCACCGGCAATGGGCGGCATGGCAGCACAAATCCCGATTAAAAATGACGAGGAAGCAAATGCTGAAGCATTCGCAAAGGTGCGCGCTGATAAAGAACGTGAAGCCCGCGACGGCCATGATGGCACATGGGTAGCACATCCAGGTCTTGTACCGGTAGCGCTTGAGGCGTTCAACAAGGAAATGCCAGAACCGAACCAGATTGAATCTGGCAAGCAAATGGATGTTGAAGTGAAAGCAGTTGACCTGCTTGCTGTACCAGAAGGGACTATAACAGAAGCCGGCGTGCGAATGAACATCAATGTGGGCATCCAGTACGTGGCTTCTTGGCTAAATGGCCGCGGCGCAGCTCCAATTCATAACCTGATGGAGGATGCGGCAACAGCAGAGATTTCTCGTGCTCAGCTATGGCAATGGATTCGCCATCCAAAAGGACTACTGGAAGATGGCCGCAAAGTGACAGTTGAAATGTACCATGAGCTGAAGGATGAGGAGCTTGAGAAAATCAAGCTGGAAGTCGGCGAAGCGGTATTTGAAAATGGGAAATTCGAGCAGGCAGCAGAAATGTTTGATGAATTAATTTTAAATGATGAGTTCGTTGAATTTTTAACATTGCCTGGCTATCAGGCTTTAGCTTAA
- the aceA gene encoding isocitrate lyase, with the protein MTQDRVKQLQESWEMDSRWAGVERTYTAEDVIKLRGSIDIEHTLARRGAEKLWKLVHEEDFVNALGALTGNQAVQQVKAGLKAIYLSGWQVAADANLSGNMYPDQSLYPANSVPAVVKRINQALQRADQITHGEGDDSIDWFAPIVADAEAGFGGQLNVFELMKGMIEAGAAGVHFEDQLSSEKKCGHLGGKVLLPTQTAVRNLIAARLAADVMGTPTLIVARTDANAADLITSDVDPYDAAFITGERTPEGFFRTKAGLDQAIARGLAYAPYADLVWCETSEPDLDEARRFAEAIHAKYPGKLLAYNCSPSFNWKKKLDDETIAKFQIELGKMGYKFQFVTLAGFHALNHSMFELARGYKERGMAAYSELQQAEFDSEQYGYTATRHQREVGTGYFDDVSMVISGGTSSTTALKGSTEEAQFTTS; encoded by the coding sequence ATGACTCAAGATCGTGTAAAGCAATTGCAGGAAAGCTGGGAAATGGATAGCAGATGGGCTGGAGTGGAAAGAACTTATACAGCGGAGGATGTCATCAAGCTTCGCGGTTCGATTGATATTGAACATACATTGGCTCGCCGCGGTGCAGAGAAGCTGTGGAAGCTTGTACATGAAGAGGATTTCGTTAATGCACTGGGTGCTTTAACTGGCAATCAGGCTGTCCAGCAGGTTAAAGCTGGCCTTAAGGCAATCTACTTGAGCGGCTGGCAGGTTGCAGCGGATGCTAACCTTTCCGGAAATATGTACCCTGACCAGAGTTTGTACCCGGCGAACAGCGTACCGGCAGTTGTTAAGCGCATCAACCAGGCGCTGCAGCGTGCTGACCAGATCACTCATGGAGAAGGAGACGATTCCATAGACTGGTTCGCACCAATCGTAGCGGATGCTGAAGCAGGATTTGGCGGCCAACTGAATGTATTCGAATTGATGAAGGGCATGATTGAAGCTGGTGCAGCTGGCGTTCACTTTGAGGATCAGCTTTCTTCTGAAAAGAAATGCGGACACCTTGGCGGAAAGGTACTGCTTCCAACACAGACAGCAGTCCGCAACCTGATTGCTGCCCGACTTGCAGCTGATGTCATGGGAACACCAACTTTGATTGTTGCCCGTACTGATGCGAATGCGGCAGATTTGATCACTAGCGATGTTGACCCATATGATGCGGCGTTCATCACAGGCGAGAGGACTCCTGAAGGATTCTTCCGTACGAAGGCTGGCCTTGACCAGGCAATTGCGCGCGGCTTGGCTTATGCTCCATATGCTGATTTAGTTTGGTGTGAAACATCTGAGCCGGACCTGGATGAAGCCCGCCGTTTTGCAGAAGCGATTCATGCAAAGTACCCTGGCAAGCTGCTTGCTTACAACTGCTCTCCATCATTCAACTGGAAAAAGAAGCTGGATGACGAAACCATCGCGAAATTCCAGATCGAGCTTGGTAAAATGGGTTACAAGTTCCAGTTCGTTACACTTGCAGGCTTCCACGCCTTGAACCACAGCATGTTCGAACTGGCTCGCGGCTACAAAGAGCGCGGAATGGCTGCATACTCAGAGCTTCAGCAAGCTGAATTCGATAGCGAACAATACGGCTACACAGCTACAAGACACCAGCGCGAAGTCGGGACAGGATACTTCGATGATGTATCAATGGTCATTTCCGGAGGAACATCTTCAACGACTGCACTAAAAGGATCTACTGAGGAAGCACAGTTTACGACTTCTTGA
- a CDS encoding YueI family protein — MGNNKVDEYLQQGIHGAKQTKPDERRRFLTTIRERVVIALTQGEVMRKGVEPEVEQLMDENREAHLFLNGNISYPYLSEYIKAAKKRGIEFTIVTNKDYDSELGLVLAHDHAIDKEEIYLGKKKPVIQTAEPKKKKGFLSGFGKLFRK, encoded by the coding sequence ATGGGCAACAATAAAGTGGATGAATACTTACAGCAGGGAATCCATGGTGCTAAACAGACGAAGCCTGATGAGAGACGGCGTTTCCTTACGACAATCAGGGAGAGGGTGGTCATTGCCCTAACGCAAGGTGAGGTCATGAGGAAGGGTGTTGAACCTGAAGTCGAGCAGCTGATGGATGAAAACCGTGAAGCCCACCTCTTTTTAAATGGCAATATATCATATCCATATTTATCCGAGTACATTAAAGCGGCTAAAAAACGGGGCATTGAGTTCACGATCGTGACAAATAAGGATTACGATTCGGAGCTCGGACTCGTTTTAGCGCACGACCATGCGATTGATAAAGAGGAGATTTATCTTGGCAAAAAGAAACCCGTGATTCAAACTGCTGAACCTAAGAAGAAAAAAGGATTCTTATCTGGGTTTGGTAAGTTATTTAGGAAATAG
- a CDS encoding MFS transporter has product MMMGGLLKNKAFITLMLAQLISSIGDWLSIVAIITMVGLKWEASPMEVSFIILCLAVPMALLGPFTGTIADRMNRKAIMILSDVVRAGLILILAFADTLWTVYICLFIVGILSAIFVPAKNGKLKELIDQENMKSAMSITSMIDSGTKVLGPLLSGLLVSAFGTKMVFFIDSGTFVISALLLITLPQAAASVRVDSNEQGGATFKEDFLEGIRFIKGSRYLVVGMVVLGVSLLILQLSDSQIIVLLRELPNASPDLFGYIVTASGVGMFFTGLLLAKKTDYNALFLLFIGVCGIGISFSMLALLTLLDLALPVLWGPALGLTAGFSAGLVFIPFQAAVQTETPVHMTGRVFGVLNSVTTTATIIGPLAGGLLATVLGVIPTFVITGLLLVAVSIVGLVFKSKIERGRANVSESQSGAHGTASS; this is encoded by the coding sequence ATGATGATGGGTGGTCTTTTGAAAAATAAGGCGTTTATCACATTAATGCTGGCACAGTTAATATCAAGTATTGGTGATTGGTTAAGTATTGTGGCAATCATCACGATGGTTGGATTGAAATGGGAGGCTTCTCCAATGGAAGTTTCCTTTATCATATTATGTTTGGCTGTTCCGATGGCATTGCTGGGACCATTCACCGGAACGATTGCTGACAGGATGAACAGAAAGGCGATCATGATCTTGTCAGACGTAGTCAGAGCGGGATTAATTCTGATTTTGGCATTTGCTGATACCTTATGGACTGTCTATATTTGCTTGTTCATAGTCGGAATACTCTCGGCTATATTTGTCCCGGCAAAGAATGGTAAGCTTAAAGAACTTATAGATCAGGAAAATATGAAAAGTGCCATGTCGATTACCTCGATGATTGATTCCGGGACGAAGGTTTTGGGGCCTTTATTGAGCGGTCTGCTGGTATCGGCTTTTGGGACTAAAATGGTATTCTTTATTGATTCAGGTACATTTGTTATTTCAGCGCTTCTGCTGATCACTTTACCACAGGCAGCAGCTTCTGTAAGAGTAGATTCAAATGAACAAGGAGGAGCTACGTTTAAGGAGGATTTCCTCGAAGGAATCAGGTTTATCAAAGGCAGTCGTTACTTAGTTGTTGGTATGGTTGTATTAGGGGTAAGCCTACTTATCTTACAATTGTCTGACTCGCAAATCATTGTTTTATTAAGGGAGCTACCGAATGCCTCTCCTGATTTGTTTGGTTATATTGTTACGGCATCAGGTGTTGGAATGTTTTTTACAGGATTGCTGTTGGCTAAAAAAACAGATTACAATGCGCTGTTTCTATTGTTCATTGGGGTTTGCGGGATTGGGATCAGCTTTAGTATGCTGGCTTTATTGACCTTATTGGATTTAGCACTGCCGGTGTTATGGGGCCCAGCTCTGGGATTGACGGCTGGATTTTCAGCAGGTTTGGTATTCATCCCTTTTCAGGCAGCAGTCCAAACCGAGACTCCTGTTCACATGACAGGCAGGGTTTTCGGCGTTTTGAACAGCGTGACCACCACGGCCACAATCATTGGGCCATTGGCCGGCGGATTGCTTGCCACTGTCCTGGGAGTCATACCGACATTTGTGATTACTGGTTTATTGTTGGTAGCAGTCTCGATTGTTGGGCTGGTTTTTAAGAGTAAAATAGAACGGGGGAGAGCAAATGTCTCCGAAAGTCAGTCAGGAGCACATGGAACAGCGTCGAGCTGA
- a CDS encoding TetR/AcrR family transcriptional regulator codes for MSPKVSQEHMEQRRAEILKAAEKVFIEYGYERATMKHIMDAANVSRGGLYQYFSNKEAVFETILEEGLSLELDETMEMLKGNATSYWDMLMKTIFGEDGEPDDEMDPLAPAKLEFFIIGRNDEHRREYGSVRYNNGLSLYAHIIEHGQRSGEFSTRFDLEIIARSIITFIDGLAVEDAMLSKEDLKIKEQSILFVEYLKMALGISDHKKAGQ; via the coding sequence ATGTCTCCGAAAGTCAGTCAGGAGCACATGGAACAGCGTCGAGCTGAAATTTTGAAGGCGGCAGAGAAGGTTTTCATTGAATATGGATATGAGCGGGCCACGATGAAGCACATAATGGATGCTGCGAATGTCAGCAGAGGCGGGCTGTATCAATATTTTTCAAATAAAGAAGCAGTATTCGAAACGATACTGGAAGAAGGATTATCGCTGGAATTGGATGAGACAATGGAGATGTTAAAGGGAAATGCGACATCTTATTGGGATATGCTCATGAAAACCATCTTTGGCGAAGACGGAGAGCCTGATGATGAAATGGATCCTTTGGCGCCGGCAAAACTTGAGTTTTTTATAATCGGTAGAAATGATGAACATAGAAGAGAATACGGGTCCGTTCGATACAATAATGGCTTGAGCTTATATGCTCATATTATTGAACACGGACAAAGAAGCGGGGAATTCAGCACAAGATTTGATCTTGAAATCATTGCACGATCGATTATTACGTTCATCGACGGTTTAGCGGTAGAAGATGCCATGTTATCGAAGGAAGACTTAAAGATCAAAGAGCAATCCATACTATTTGTGGAATATTTAAAAATGGCGCTGGGAATCAGTGATCATAAGAAGGCTGGTCAATAA
- the gatC gene encoding Asp-tRNA(Asn)/Glu-tRNA(Gln) amidotransferase subunit GatC: MSRISEEQVKHVAHLARLAITEDEAKMLTDQLDKIITYAEQLNELNTDNVEPTSHVLEIKNVMREDRAKEGLPREEVLKNAPEHQDGQIKVPGIME, encoded by the coding sequence ATGTCAAGGATTTCTGAGGAACAGGTGAAGCATGTCGCGCACCTGGCGAGATTGGCGATTACGGAAGATGAAGCGAAAATGCTGACGGACCAGCTGGATAAAATCATTACATATGCTGAGCAGCTGAATGAGCTGAATACGGATAATGTGGAACCAACTTCACATGTGCTTGAGATAAAGAATGTCATGCGTGAGGACCGTGCAAAAGAGGGTCTGCCGCGCGAGGAAGTTTTAAAGAATGCGCCTGAGCATCAGGATGGGCAGATTAAAGTACCTGGAATTATGGAGTAG
- the gatA gene encoding Asp-tRNA(Asn)/Glu-tRNA(Gln) amidotransferase subunit GatA → MSLFEHKISELHEFLHKRELSVSDLVDESFKRIGEVEGKVQAFLTLDEENARAAAKALDDKAIQNAPTSKLYGLPIGIKDNIVTKGLRTTAASKILENFDPVYDATVIQKLQQAETVTIGKLNMDEFAMGSSNENSGFKKTFNPWNLDRVPGGSSGGSAASVAAGEVLFSLGSDTGGSIRQPASFCGVVGMKPTYGLVSRFGLIAFASSLDQIGPITRNVEDNAFLLKAIAGHDEMDSTSANVDIPDYIASLTGDIKGLKIGVPKEYLGEGVNEEVRKSVMDALVILERQGATWEEVSLPHSKYALATYYLLSSSEASANLARFDGVRYGYRTPNAENLLNMYKMTREEGFGEEVKRRIMLGTFALSAGYYDAHYKKAQKVRTLIKQDFEKVFEQYDIIVGPTTPTPAFKLGENTRDPMTMYANDILTIPVNLAGVPAISVPCGFDKGLPLGLQIIGRHFDESTVYKVAHAFEQATDFHKQQPEL, encoded by the coding sequence ATGAGTTTATTCGAACATAAGATATCGGAGCTTCATGAGTTTTTACATAAAAGAGAGCTAAGCGTTTCCGACCTGGTCGACGAGTCGTTCAAGCGGATTGGCGAGGTTGAAGGCAAGGTACAGGCGTTTTTAACATTGGATGAAGAAAACGCAAGAGCAGCGGCGAAGGCTTTGGATGATAAGGCAATCCAAAATGCGCCAACCAGTAAGTTATACGGGCTGCCGATTGGCATCAAGGACAATATCGTCACGAAAGGTTTGCGTACAACAGCTGCAAGCAAGATTCTCGAAAACTTTGATCCTGTTTATGATGCAACGGTCATCCAGAAGCTGCAACAGGCAGAAACGGTAACGATCGGCAAGTTGAACATGGACGAGTTCGCGATGGGATCCTCAAACGAAAACTCCGGCTTTAAAAAGACATTCAACCCATGGAATCTTGACCGTGTACCTGGTGGTTCTTCTGGCGGTTCAGCTGCATCGGTTGCAGCTGGAGAAGTGCTGTTTTCTTTAGGCTCTGATACAGGCGGGTCGATTCGCCAGCCGGCATCATTCTGCGGAGTGGTAGGCATGAAACCAACTTATGGACTTGTTTCCCGCTTCGGATTGATCGCATTTGCGTCTTCTTTGGACCAGATTGGACCAATCACACGGAATGTTGAGGACAATGCATTTTTGTTAAAAGCGATTGCGGGTCATGATGAAATGGATTCGACCTCCGCAAACGTCGACATCCCTGACTATATTGCTTCATTGACTGGCGATATCAAGGGCTTGAAAATCGGTGTGCCGAAGGAATACCTCGGTGAGGGCGTAAACGAAGAAGTCCGCAAATCAGTGATGGACGCGCTTGTGATCCTTGAACGCCAGGGTGCGACTTGGGAAGAGGTGTCTTTGCCGCACTCGAAGTATGCTTTGGCTACATACTATCTATTATCTTCATCAGAAGCGTCCGCAAACCTGGCGCGTTTTGATGGTGTGCGTTATGGATACAGAACGCCAAACGCTGAAAACTTGCTCAATATGTATAAGATGACCCGTGAAGAAGGCTTTGGCGAGGAAGTAAAGCGCCGGATCATGCTTGGTACATTTGCGCTGAGTGCAGGCTATTATGATGCCCACTATAAAAAAGCACAGAAGGTCCGCACACTGATCAAGCAGGACTTTGAAAAAGTGTTTGAACAGTACGATATTATCGTTGGCCCAACGACGCCAACGCCAGCATTCAAACTTGGCGAGAACACAAGAGACCCGATGACGATGTATGCGAATGATATTCTGACGATTCCGGTCAACCTTGCAGGCGTGCCAGCCATCTCAGTTCCGTGCGGCTTTGACAAAGGCCTGCCGCTTGGGCTCCAAATCATCGGACGTCATTTTGATGAAAGCACTGTATATAAGGTTGCCCATGCATTCGAGCAGGCAACAGATTTCCATAAACAACAACCTGAGCTGTAA